The DNA window TTGTGAGCGAATAGTTCGGCCTGCCAAAGATGAATCCTATGATTACTTTGCCAATCGCTACAGCTATTTTCGTCAGTTTGCACCTGCGTTTCTGAGCACCTTTGAGTTTCACTCTCATCGCCAAGATGATCCGCTCCTCAAAGCCATCAATCACATCCGTGAATTAGATACTGGCGGCCAACGGCAGATTTCAGAAGACGCGCCTATGGAGTTTGTCACAGAGGCTTGGCAGGAATATATCTATGACGACCAGGGGCAGATAAAACGCCGCTACTATGAATTGTGTGTGCTCTGGGAACTCCGCCATGCGTTAAGCACCGGTGCGCTTTGGATTGAAGGGGCACGCCGCTACGCCAATCCAGAGAGTTACTTGATCCCAAAGGAAAAATGGGAGGAGATGCGCAGTGAGTTTTGCCAATTCACGCGTCTACCAGAAACAGGGGTAGAACGATTAGCCCAGTTAAGTGAGCAATTAGAAGCAGAGATGACAACATTTGTTGGTACCCTCCAACAAAACCCTGATATCCGCTTAGAAGAGGAACATCTTGTCATTTCTCCCCTGGATGCGGAGGAAGAATCTCCACGTCTTCAGCAATTGAAAGTCTTAGTTGAACAATGTATGCCACAGGTTGAGTTAACAGAACTGTTGATAGAAGTGGATGAATTGACTCACTTCAGTGATGCTTTAATCCATACCGGAGGGAATGCAAATCGCACAGAGAATACCAAGCTGCACCTCTATGCCTCTTTACTATCCCAGGCATGTAATTTAGGGCCAGCTGCAATGGCGAGAGGGGCCGATCTGTCCTATGACAGCTTGCTCTGGCATACCAACTGGTACCTAGATGAAACCAATTTACGCAATGCCAATACAATCTTGGTGAACTATCATCATCAATTGCCCTTGACCAAGGCTTGGGGAGGAGGAACCCTATCCTCTTCTGATGGACAGCGATTTCCAGTAGCGGTCAAAAATGCTAAAGCAGTGCCGCTACCCAAATATTTTGGTTATGGCCGAGGCGTTACGTTTTATACCTGGCTCTCAGATCAGTTCTCCCAATATGGAATTAAGGTGATTCCTTCCACCAAAAGAGATGCGACCTATCTACTTGATGGAATTCAGGATAATGAAACTGAGTTGACGATTTTGGAACATACTACTGACACCACGGGGTATTCGGAGGTCGTATTTTCCTTTTTTGATCTGTGTGGGTATCGCTTCTCACCTCGGATTCGCGATCTGGCTGACCAGACATTGTATCGCCTCAGTAATAAGTTTCCGGATCCGCTCCTCAAGCCACTCTTTCAGGGCCGGTGTCAGCAACAGTTCATCATCGATGACTGGGATGAGATGCTACGTACAGCAGCCTCACTCAAGTATGGATGGGTCAGTTCTTCGTTATTGATGAATAAGCTACAATCCTTGCCAGACCCCCATCATCTCTTGAGAGCATTTCATGAATACGGGCGGCTATTGAAGACTATTTTTATCCTGCAGTATCTCAATAGCAAGGATTATCGACGGCGGATTAACCGTCAGCTCAATAAGGGCGAGTCGGTGCATACTTTACGCCGATATTTTGTCATTGCTCAGCAAGGTGAATTACGAAAACGGCATCAAGAAGGATTAGAAAATCAAGCGAGCTGTTTGGCCTTAGTCACGAATGCTGTAGTGGTCTGGAATACGGTCTATCTAAATGCCGCACTAGAGTACATCGAACGGCAGGGCTATGTCATAACTGAGGAGGATAAAGCACATCTCTCACCGGCACGATGTGGACACATCAACCCCTATGGAAAATTCAGCTTTGATATCCCTAAAGTGCAGAGCTTGAAAGGGTTACGGCCACTGAATGCTATTAAAAAAGCAAACTCTCAAAACTTCTAGCCTATACTCAGTAAAGGTTATAGCGATTTCAATCCTGAAAAGCCAGTAAAAATTGGAGGCTGGAAGCCATGCTACACAAGCGTTACAGCCTTAACGTTGTTTTTCGTTCCATTGCCGATGCTGTTGGCGAATGTACTACGAGAGAT is part of the Acaryochloris sp. CCMEE 5410 genome and encodes:
- a CDS encoding Tn3 family transposase; protein product: MPVNFLNESERTHLSQIPADILEIDLNKYFTLTPEDIQQVKRQRQPHNQLGFAIQLCTLRFLGFCPDDLQQTPAQVLEFVAQQLNIAVEHLQRYGKRAQTRTAHLQQVQHYLGFRTPKSKDLKALGKWMLERALEHDEPLLLFQQAAEKLLAQKLVRPRITTIERMVSTARNQAMKVTYQMMKPLVKASGRKFLNDLLKPEGEGKAIRLSRLRWPATSNSAAEILRVIEKINFLRSHNVHQWDVTEFNPNRLKFLARLAKKTSIKSFKRIPIERRYPLLIAFLQQLLIETTDEAVDLFIRCLSDAHSKARRELRDFRQKEAVAINEKVMLLQQLGGVILDPAVEDPAVRSDIFECVSPEQLQAALADCERIVRPAKDESYDYFANRYSYFRQFAPAFLSTFEFHSHRQDDPLLKAINHIRELDTGGQRQISEDAPMEFVTEAWQEYIYDDQGQIKRRYYELCVLWELRHALSTGALWIEGARRYANPESYLIPKEKWEEMRSEFCQFTRLPETGVERLAQLSEQLEAEMTTFVGTLQQNPDIRLEEEHLVISPLDAEEESPRLQQLKVLVEQCMPQVELTELLIEVDELTHFSDALIHTGGNANRTENTKLHLYASLLSQACNLGPAAMARGADLSYDSLLWHTNWYLDETNLRNANTILVNYHHQLPLTKAWGGGTLSSSDGQRFPVAVKNAKAVPLPKYFGYGRGVTFYTWLSDQFSQYGIKVIPSTKRDATYLLDGIQDNETELTILEHTTDTTGYSEVVFSFFDLCGYRFSPRIRDLADQTLYRLSNKFPDPLLKPLFQGRCQQQFIIDDWDEMLRTAASLKYGWVSSSLLMNKLQSLPDPHHLLRAFHEYGRLLKTIFILQYLNSKDYRRRINRQLNKGESVHTLRRYFVIAQQGELRKRHQEGLENQASCLALVTNAVVVWNTVYLNAALEYIERQGYVITEEDKAHLSPARCGHINPYGKFSFDIPKVQSLKGLRPLNAIKKANSQNF